In Halovivax gelatinilyticus, the following are encoded in one genomic region:
- a CDS encoding ABC transporter substrate-binding protein, producing the protein MKTSSVAGVAALAGCVGGGDDDDGEDPGADLPDVELYDADGEERIEPAIIYDSGSQTSEDIAAAIASDLELIGVDLQMEPRPEVLGEDFFSEPLPDEDPDDFEWGPVGRNAGPPDRTQTVFDWDILIGIGANSYPRTPDNTDVFWLPDAAVNAYGYVPEADIPGMYDDFGDAEDDAERQEILNNIMGALTEELPANFLSQGLDFFGFRDDIHTSDDFNLYGAEMTSIERYRGDQSVGGDYVRLEATPFSQGFLPEQDDNNSAMRTALMCDGAYAVGTDDEIIPLHIDIEDSGDSQVWVCTLRDNLMYGEDADGNSYGQMTAEDWVFQLENLHAVGYDDPEDVDYWDSSVPPSEATASYAVVENVEQTGELEFQLELFEPDPFFPFRPVIWGEDVLPMALFEQYAPDPDALRESDEVTEFTWTGNLGPYQFDDRVAGAAGSFTLTRNDDYYMREHTEESNVQVMDEAFADAPYFDLYQFDNESEQSTRVERFRAGEGDRMGLPTDVIQEFEEAVDDVRVEDQQTPYINFMFYNQRANGSELTRERDGREAIARVVDKETITQDIQQGYAEPAVTFQPTWSNWYDESAVNVYGVDITDEDIIAARELLENNDNFTLEEV; encoded by the coding sequence ATGAAGACCTCCAGTGTTGCTGGTGTTGCAGCATTGGCCGGCTGTGTTGGTGGTGGAGATGACGATGACGGCGAGGATCCAGGTGCCGATCTTCCAGACGTTGAACTGTACGATGCCGACGGAGAGGAACGTATCGAACCAGCGATCATTTACGACTCGGGGAGTCAGACCTCCGAGGACATCGCGGCGGCAATCGCCTCCGACCTCGAACTGATCGGAGTCGACCTGCAGATGGAGCCCCGTCCAGAGGTGCTCGGTGAGGACTTCTTCTCGGAGCCGCTGCCTGACGAGGATCCAGACGACTTCGAGTGGGGTCCAGTCGGCCGAAACGCTGGACCGCCGGACCGAACGCAAACGGTGTTCGATTGGGACATCCTCATCGGAATTGGGGCAAATTCCTATCCACGAACACCTGACAATACGGACGTGTTCTGGTTGCCGGATGCAGCAGTGAACGCGTACGGGTACGTGCCGGAAGCAGACATCCCCGGCATGTACGACGACTTCGGCGACGCGGAAGACGACGCAGAGCGCCAGGAAATCCTCAACAACATCATGGGGGCGCTGACGGAGGAACTCCCAGCGAACTTCCTCTCGCAGGGACTCGATTTCTTCGGGTTCCGTGACGACATCCACACGAGCGACGACTTCAACCTCTACGGCGCGGAAATGACCTCGATCGAGCGCTACCGCGGCGACCAGTCGGTCGGTGGCGACTACGTCCGCCTCGAGGCGACGCCGTTCTCGCAGGGCTTCCTCCCCGAACAGGACGACAACAACTCGGCGATGCGAACGGCGCTGATGTGTGACGGCGCGTACGCCGTCGGCACCGACGACGAGATCATCCCGCTTCACATCGATATCGAAGACTCCGGCGATTCGCAGGTCTGGGTCTGTACGCTTCGTGACAACCTCATGTACGGCGAGGACGCTGACGGTAACTCCTACGGCCAGATGACGGCCGAAGACTGGGTCTTCCAGCTCGAGAACCTTCACGCGGTGGGTTACGACGACCCCGAAGACGTCGATTACTGGGATTCGTCCGTGCCACCGAGCGAAGCCACGGCCTCCTACGCAGTCGTCGAAAACGTAGAGCAGACTGGCGAACTCGAGTTCCAGCTCGAACTCTTCGAACCAGATCCGTTCTTCCCGTTCCGACCGGTCATCTGGGGCGAGGACGTTCTGCCGATGGCGCTGTTCGAGCAGTACGCACCGGACCCGGATGCGCTACGTGAATCCGATGAAGTCACCGAATTCACCTGGACCGGCAACCTCGGTCCGTACCAGTTCGACGACCGCGTTGCCGGTGCCGCCGGTTCGTTCACGCTCACGCGCAACGACGACTACTACATGCGCGAGCACACGGAAGAGAGCAACGTCCAGGTTATGGACGAGGCGTTCGCGGATGCGCCGTACTTCGATCTCTACCAGTTCGACAACGAGTCAGAGCAGTCGACCCGGGTCGAGCGATTCCGTGCCGGTGAAGGTGACCGAATGGGTCTGCCGACCGACGTCATCCAGGAATTCGAAGAGGCGGTCGACGACGTTCGCGTCGAAGACCAGCAGACGCCGTACATCAACTTCATGTTCTACAACCAGCGCGCGAACGGTTCCGAACTCACGCGAGAGCGTGACGGCCGCGAAGCCATCGCCCGCGTCGTCGACAAGGAGACGATTACCCAGGACATCCAGCAGGGATACGCGGAACCAGCCGTTACCTTCCAGCCGACCTGGTCGAACTGGTACGACGAGTCCGCGGTGAACGTCTACGGCGTCGACATCACCGACGAGGACATCATCGCAGCCCGAGAACTCCTCGAGAACAACGACAACTTCACGCTCGAGGAAGTCTAG